The following DNA comes from Brassica oleracea var. oleracea cultivar TO1000 chromosome C5, BOL, whole genome shotgun sequence.
AGCATCGGGTCGGGTATTTAATTGAGGTTTCAATGCACCCGATTGGGTTCCGGATAGATCAGCTTTGGGCTAACTCTTAATCTTATTGGGCCTTATTTATCCCAATAAGGATAAGAGATTTCTCTCTCTGCCAACCGAAATCCAATGTTTATACAAGCTAGCAAGTGAGCACCGCGGCCTATTAGTTAAGGTTTAAAGGTTTCTACACTCAGGTTTGCCTATTGGTTAAGGTTTAAAGGTTTCTACACTCAGATTTGGGGTTCGAATCCCAAACTATATAATTTATTGCAGATTACAGGAAATCCAGATTTCAAGTCCCAGAAAAAACGGTTTATTAAACAATTATGCAGACTACAGAAGAAAGCTTTATAAACGATCTTCAACATGGTGCAAGTAAATCTGGTCAGGCGTAGGCTCAGGTGATGCAGTTAGTAGTATTGTCGGTTGTCGAATCGTCTATATAGTCTTTCCTATCTCATAATTGTAACATCATAATAAATCAACTTAAAAAAAAAAAAATACAAGCTAGCCATAGTTTTTGTTTTTAACAGCGTGTAAAATAGCTCATACGTAACACCAACATTATTTTTTTATAGTAAAATTCAATTGTAAAATACATCAACAACAAAAATTGATGAAAATTCATTAGAACAAATCCATGTATCATTTTATTCTCATTCAAACATAGGTGAAAGCATTTTTCACACTCTTATCTTTCACAAACAATAAGGGCAACACAAACTGTTGATGAATGCAATATGTGTATAGTTTACTTACTTACAGATAAATAATTGCCCCAGTCCCAGTATCAGTATCACAAGTTGGGACCATATAAAGTAAATTCTTTGTAAAACAACCCCCCTCCACCCCAAAAAAAAATATAGTTTATGATTGTCTGGTAAGGTCTTGTACCCAAGATATTCCACCGGGAAACGCTCTGTGGACTCTGCTTCTTGTCACCACGGCAGGTTTTGTTTTCTCCTCCACTGGTTTCACCACCAACGGGCTTTCTTTCTCCAATACAGGCTTGTTGTGTACCACGTTCACACCCTCCTCTCCTTCTGTTAGGAACCTCAGACCCTGGAGTTTCCATACTTCTTTTAAGTTTTAAAAAGTCAAAGAAATAAACAGCACGAGCTAAATATATAAGAGCTGCTAAAAAACATTTTAAGTTCCATTTCCTTCCACTGAAACTGCTTTCAAGAGATATGATCTTGGTGAATTCTTAGTATGACCTTTATCCTTAGAACAAAAAGATATAAAAAGAAGAGTGTTGGGTTCATCATTACCGATAGAGAATTGCTAGATGATGGTTTTGCATCAATAGGTAATTTCGTACCAACATCCTAAATCAAGAAGCCCAGAACACCAACTTTTCATTCAGGCATTTCAATAAGTGAAAAAGGGTAAGGCGAGGTTTCTCTTAATTTGTTAGCTCTCACCTGAAAGACTTTAGTAGCTGGATTGTCTTTAACTCCTGCAATTTGACATAAATGCCATAGTCCTGAGAGGGTCACATCCTGAGAGTTGAAACCAAAAAAAAAAAAAGTGTTTTATATAAGCTTTATAAGAACACTGATTACAACAATTGGTTGAAGTACGTAAATAGTTTTACTTGTTTGCTTTCAAGACTGTCAATCTTCCCTTCCTGTAAAAAATTAATATAAGAGAGTGACATTAATCCATTTGAATTACAAAAATACGTTTAGTTCACATATAAGAGGGTAAAAGACGTGACTTACTATTCCAGATATCATTTCATTAATTTGTTGAAAGTCATATCCAAGTTGTGAAATGCTTGATTTCACGGCTGTTACCTGCATCAAAAACAAAATTTAAATAAGAATCTAGTCCTTATAGGATACCGTTGTATATCCAGAGAGATTTCTCCTACATTACACTCATCTTAAGTCTAGAAAAATTGAAGGCATGAGTACAAGAAAATGAGAAACAAGATGAGCGCCTTACATCACTTAAAATCATTTTAGATATATCGGTCTGTTCTTCCACTTTCCAATCCAATTTGGCTAGCTCCTTAGAAAGATGTTTCTTTGTTGACTGCATAAGCAAATACGCCAAGTCACAAACCACAAGACAATAAACATATAACAAGCAAGGAACGTTTTGAGAAAATGTCTTTTTTTTTTTTTTTTTTTTTTTACCGCTAGTGTTTCTGACAAGTCGTTTAGTTGTTTTGAAAAAGATTCAACTGCATTAGCCATATTTTTCTTTGTCACGAACATTGCATCAGAAAATGACCAACCCTGCAGCATAGAAAGAAATGAGTAAGATGCGCATAAACGTTATAAAGCAAGCATAAAGAAAAAAAAACATTTTGCAAAATCTAACAAAAGACACATAAAAAAGATAGACTTTGTGAGATAGAGCACCTTCCACCACATGTAACAGTATCCCATAGCTCCAACAGCGGCCGCTGGAACCAGGTAAGAAGCATAGCCTGCATAGGCACAAGCAAGATAGTTTTATCTCTCATTAAAAATGGAGAATCGTAAGAGAGTTCTGCATAAAAACATATATGTAAAGAGGTATGAGCATACCACTGTTGTTTGAATCTCCGTTAAATATGGTAACTGGATTAATCATACTTAGCTCTTTGATTTCATTTGCGAGCTGCCGAATCTGGTTTATTAGAAAAATACACGAGAACCAAGTCACAAAACAGAGGAATCAGCAATGATTTAGAAAGAAAAAAAAATCAGAAATAGTTGATTTTGTTTTTGAGATCATTCATAGTAATCAAACAGAGCAAAAGGCAACCACAATACCTGAGCAGCTAGGGCGGCACTGTCATACTTATAACTATAAGGTGTGCTTTCAACTCCTTCAGCTCCTTTGAGTAATTCTTGAAGCTGCGCTATTAGGTCAGACAACCTCCCATGTCTCAGCACGATCGAACCAGAGACACCTTTGAACATAGAAAACAGAACCAATCATCCATTTATACGTAAAAAAATATTTGAAGCTGTGAACAAAAACGTAGTTCAACAATTGCGAAGCAGAGATTTTGATTCATCGAATTGCCAGAATTTAAGATCAAATTCCAACGTAAACCGCTCGAGAAATTTTTGCTAGATTACAGTCAAAGCAATAACAATAGATTCATATTCATAGTTACAGGGAGAGAAAGAGACCTGCGCCGAGTAAGATGAGAACTTTGGAGGTCTGAACGCCGGCTTGCACAGCCATGGGATTCCGATTCAAGGTTGATAATTCAGCGGCCGGCTTGCTCTTCTCGATTCTTCTGTTCCGTGACGCTTTCGCCACCAGAAGAGACTTAATTACGATACACCCTTTTGCCCTTTTGGACCTCAACTTTTACATATTTTAACATTTATGTTTACACCCCGAAAACTTCCATTTTAAACAGATTACCCCCCAAGTGGCAAATCAATATGGAAATCGAATGACAAGGGTATTTTGGACATTTTGAATAGCTCCAGACTATCCTAGACTATATCTGATAAGTTATTTGTAAATGTGTCATCAGTACATTAATTTTCACAAAAAATGATGATATGATTTAAAAAAAAATATGACATGACATAAATCTAATTGTGACATGTAAAATTTATAATATTTAGATTTATGTTTTTTGTAATAATGATGATTTTCTATAGGGCAAATCTCCAAAATAGCACATTTCTAAGTTTATATCACAAAAATAGCACTACAAAACTAAAATGACCAAAATAGCATCTTTCTAAGTTCATTTTTTGAAAATTTTAATTTTTTTATTTTTCAAAATTTGAAATCTTATCCCCAAAACCTCATTTCTCAACTCTAAACCCTAAACCCTAAACTCTAAACCCTAAACCCTAAATCCTAAACCCCACTCTTTAACTCTAAATCCTAAGTTTGTGACTTTTGATAAAACATTAAGTGTTATTTTTGTGACTTTTGACCTTGAGTCCTAGTTTGAGAACAAAAACTTGATTTAGTGCTATTTTTGTCTTTTTCTTTTTTCTATATACGGATTTATAATTTTGGAAAATTTTCTTAATATAGTAATAACTGATAAATTTTATATCAAAAACATATTTTTTCAGTAAATATTCATTTTGGTAAGATTTTATGATACTTAATAACTTTTCTATATCAATTAAAATAATATGTTTTTATATATAAATAATAATTACGAATATTAAAATTTTACATCAATATATGAATCATATTTTTATTATTAAAATAAGTGTAGTTTAAAATATATTTTATCAACGTATATAAGTTATTTTTATTTAATGTATATATTATTAGAAATAATTTATATATTTACAAATAGACATATTTAAAAATGGTAATTAAATAAAGAATAATATAATAAAGTAACTTTATAAATTTCAATTATTTTTATCAAAAGTTAAATAATGCAAAATTAAAAAGTCAAAGTAAACTTGGATAAATCAAACTAAAAACAATTACATTATGGTTTTATTTTTTAAACTAATAAAAGTAAAATATAAAAATAGAAAATTTTATTTATATATAACATTTTTAAATATTTTATATGTGCCCATGAGGCATGAAACTCCTAGTTACACAAAAATGTTAAGCTGTTCTTAATTGCATAACAATGCTAATAAATTGAATCTGAAATGCAAATCAAATCAAATTAAACACACAAACTAGTTTAAGGTTGGATGAAAATGCAGCAACTACAATACTCCAAGGTAACCAAATAAAACAGTGATTCCATTTCAGAAACAACTCAGCTCTAAGACAAACCTTGTCGGAGAAACAACACACACAAAGCTAAAACCCAGAATGCTAATTTGAGTCTTTCTCTCAAAAGAATCAAGCATCAACGGTAGCTGCTTCGGAATCCTGTTTCCTCTTCAAATACTCATTCAAGATCGTCAGCCTCGCAGTCTCAAACGCAAAATACCCTATCGCCGAGAAGCAAGCGCTATGCACAACACGAGGCCCCATCCCTCGAGTAAAACCCACCAAACCTTCCTCTTTCAGTATCTGCCTCACCGTCCCCGCCACACCATCATACATAGCAGCGCCAAGTTTATTAGCCGCCTCCACGTGAACCTGAGTCATCAGCCTCGTCTTCACCACATCTAACGGCGTCGTTATCGAAGCGGATATAGCACCGGCCAACGCGCCGCAGCAAACGCTCTGCAGAGGCTCAAGATTGTTCTGCTGCGTCTTCTCCAAAACAGCAGCTTTAAGATACTCAAACGACGAGTAACTCAGCACCCCCGCCGGTAAGTTTCTCAACAACGTGGCGGAGTAGCCAGCGTAGAGCCCCAAGATTCCATCTTTCTCAAGAATCTCGAGCAAAACTTGGTAAGACCTCCTCCCACTGACCCCAACTTGCATCCTCTGCGTGATGAGCTCTTTGGGAACCATTATAGCCGACGAGACTATGTTCCCCATGGCGCCGGCCGTGGGAGGGATGAGAACGGGAGGAAACTCCGGGAACTTGCCGAGGAGTGACTTACCTATTAAGATAGTGTAACAAACTTAAACTGTATTCTTGATTAATTAATGAATGTACAAGTATATATTAGCCGGTTTAGATTACGGTTCAATTGTAAACCGGCTAATAGTATAGTAAGCTTATAATATTACCGAACTCGCACGTGCCGAAATACACAGCGGAGGAGAACGTGGAGCCGACGATCACGGCGGAGACGCCGCTGTAGAAACCTAGAATCCCTCTCTCTTGAAAAGTTTTCACTACGGCGTCGAAGCTGCTGCTGTACAATTGAGAGGCGCCTTTCGCCTGGAGCTTGGTTTTGATTGTGTCCAGCGGGAGGAGGCAGACGTAGGTGAACGCGCCGGCGATTCCGCCGCCGCCTGCGCCGATTAAGGCGCGCTCGAAGACGGAGAGGTGTTTCATCAGCGTTTGGATCTTTGGGCTGCTTCGCGACGCAGGCTTCATCCATCTCAGGAATCCGGGGCCGGGATTGGAATCTGAGACTGAAGCCGATGCGAACGGAGGAGATGGTTTTCTCGATTCGGTTAGAGATTTTTTTCTGACGGTGGGGAGTTGAGCGGAGGTGCGATCGGAGAAGTAAGTGAAGAGGGAGTTGAAATCGGTGGTGAGGTGGCAGTGGTTGAGATTCGGAGAGGGGAGGCCGAGGCTCTCCGAGAATCTAGCTTCCATGGCTGATTTGGTGGAAGCTGAGGACGAAGACGAAGCATCATAAGATGATACTCGAGAGCCCTGAAGAGAAACGGAGCGCAGTGTTGTGAATAAAACGCTGAACGGCACGAAGTTTGCCTAATAATTTCAAAATTAAATACTTAATCATCAGATTGTTGGAAAAGTATGCTTTCACCCCCAATTGAATCAAACTATCCCATCCTGAATATTTTGTTAATATTACAATTAAATGAAGAATTATGTTTTCACCCCCAAATACTTGTAACTTGGTAAATTACCCCCTCTTGTTATATTACAAATAAATGAAGAATTGTGTTTTCACACCGAAAACTTCCAATTTAGTCAAATTACCCCCCTCTCAACAAAGCAAATCGAATGACAAGGGTATTTGGGTAGTTTCATAATAATCCAGACCATTAAGCAAGTTGCCAGAGACACGACACTAACCTTGCGACCTGTTCTGTTCTTCGTTGAAGAACAAGCAAAGCTTCCTCATTCATTTGGCGTGAGAATTATTTGAAAAAAAAAAAAAAAAACTTCGAATCTCTGCCATGGATGTTATTAGGTGGTGCTACTTCCTCCTCCTCTTACAACCCCTCTTCTTCTCACCATCCCACACACAGACCGATTCATTCACATCGATTCTCATATCCCAAAACGGCCTCGATTTCGTGAAAAACCTCCTAGTCAACAAAGCAATCGCGTCGATTATACCTCTCCAGATCCCCAGGATCGAGAAATCAGTGAAAATCCCGTTCTTAGGAGGAATAGATGTCGTCGTCTCCAACCTCACGATATACGAGCTTGATGTTGCCTCCTCTTATGTCAAGCTTGGTGAGACAGGTGTCGTCATCGTCGCTTCGGGGACGACTTGCAATCTGAGTATGAATTGGCATTACTCTTACGCTTCTTGGATTCCTCCGATGGAAATCTCTGATCAGGGGATTGCATCTGTTCAGGTAATTTAATCATATCATTGACTTGCTTGAGACTTGTATGATCTAGACATTGATAGCATAGGAACCAATGGAAAAGACAAGATTTTTCTTGTTACTTAGAACATAGTTGGTTTTAGTGTTTTAGTGGGTGTTGTTTTACTTTGCTCATTGTTATATATGTTTTACAAGAAGGGAATTTGATGAGTGCTGATTCTCTCGCCTTCTCGGTAAGGTTGAAGGCATGGAGATTGGGCTCTCTCTAGGCTTACTAAGTGATAAAGGAGGATTGAAGCTCTCTCTTTCGGAATGCGGATGCCATGTGAAAGACATATCTATTGAGCTTGAAGGAGGAGCCTCATGGTTTTATCAAGGGTATGCATTTATCTGCTTATTTGTTTCTATGGCTATTTTTTTTTTTTTTCATTTGAAATTTGTCTTTTTCTCTGCAATTTAGGATGGTTAATGCATTTAAAGACCAAATTGGAGCAAGTGTGGAAAGTACAATTTCCAACAAACTCAGTGAAGGAGTATCAGACCTTGATTCATTCCTACAAAGCCTTCCAAAGGAGATCCCAGTAGATGATAAAGCTGCACTCAATGTCACTTTCACCACTGATCCTATACTGAGAGATTCATCCATCACTTTCGAAATCGACGGCTTGTTCACCAAAGCAGAAACGAATCAAGTCTTAAGGTCCTCCTCCTTAAGAAACTCTGCACCTTCATCTATCTGCCCTGGAAATTCTAAAATGCTCGGAATTTCACTGGATGAAGCTGTCTTCAACTCTGCTGCAGCTTTGTACTACAATGTATGGTATTGATGATATTCATCTATTGATCATTTCTCATATGAGATATTCAATCATTCTATATTCATTCAGGCAGAGTTTATGCAATGGATAGTGGATAAAGTACCAGGTCAGGATCTTCTAAACACTGCTAGGTGGAGGTTCATCATTCCACAACTATACAGGAAGTACCCAAACCAGGATATGAATCTGAACATCAGTCTATCATCGCCTCCGGTTGTAAAGATCTCAGAGCAGTATGTGGGAGCTAATGTGAACGCGGACCTAGTAATCAACGTTCTAGAAGCAGACCAAGTAATACCAGTAGCATGCATCTCCTTGGTAAGACGTCAAGTGACATAACTATGTACATACATGCTTTGTTCTACCTTTAGATTATTCACTGTTGCTTGGCTGCAGGAGATCCGAGGGTCCGGTGCTCTCAGAGTGATGGGTAATAACCTTGGAGGCAGCGTCAAATTGGAAGATTTCTCCATGTCTTTGAAATGGAGTAACATTGGAAATCTCCATCTGCATCTTCTTCAGGTAAATGCACAAATGTCGAAGTGTTAATATATGGAAAGATTTCATTCAGACTGCATCTTCTTTATCTTGTAGCCAATAGTGTGGACCGTTATACAAACGGTGTTTGTGCCATATGCAAACGACCATCTAGAAAAAGGCTTCCCTTTGCCCATAATCCACGGATTCACACTTGAGAAGGCTGAAATCATCTGCTCAAGCTCTGAAATCACAGTTTGCAGCGATATCGCCTACTTGGATTCGTCCCAACATCCTCGATCAGGTTTGAGTCTACCAAGATCTGCACCTTGGATAAACACTTTGTTGTAGTTTACAATTGGCGGTTGTAAGTGTCAATGCTGGTCTGGTATCTGGACCAGTGACTCGCCTTGTATAATACTTTTGTATCTTGATGTTGAACAAACTGTGTATGCTACTTCTCTATATGAAATAAAAATGTTTCTTGTAATTACTATGGTTAAGTGTCGGATAATTAGTCGATTAAGAGGTTAGGCCGGTTGGCTAGAAATCCAATCAATTGTCTAATAAATTTGTAAATCAATTGTCTAAGAGATTTTTCACATAATAATCAGACCATTTTCATACACAGATATAAGGATTGTTAGCATGATTCGTCTAGATAAAAAGTTGCAGCCCCGGAGTATCACACAACTA
Coding sequences within:
- the LOC106292533 gene encoding uncharacterized protein LOC106292533 isoform X1, whose protein sequence is MAVQAGVQTSKVLILLGAGVSGSIVLRHGRLSDLIAQLQELLKGAEGVESTPYSYKYDSAALAAQIRQLANEIKELSMINPVTIFNGDSNNSGYASYLVPAAAVGAMGYCYMWWKGWSFSDAMFVTKKNMANAVESFSKQLNDLSETLASTKKHLSKELAKLDWKVEEQTDISKMILSDVTAVKSSISQLGYDFQQINEMISGIEGKIDSLESKQDVTLSGLWHLCQIAGVKDNPATKVFQDVGTKLPIDAKPSSSNSLSGLRFLTEGEEGVNVVHNKPVLEKESPLVVKPVEEKTKPAVVTRSRVHRAFPGGISWVQDLTRQS
- the LOC106292533 gene encoding uncharacterized protein LOC106292533 isoform X2, translated to MAVQAGVQTSKVLILLGAGVSGSIVLRHGRLSDLIAQLQELLKGAEGVESTPYSYKYDSAALAAQIRQLANEIKELSMINPVTIFNGDSNNSGYASYLVPAAAVGAMGYCYMWWKGWSFSDAMFVTKKNMANAVESFSKQLNDLSETLASTKKHLSKELAKLDWKVEEQTDISKMILSDVTAVKSSISQLGYDFQQINEMISGIEGKIDSLESKQDVTLSGLWHLCQIAGVKDNPATKVFQGLRFLTEGEEGVNVVHNKPVLEKESPLVVKPVEEKTKPAVVTRSRVHRAFPGGISWVQDLTRQS
- the LOC106343320 gene encoding protein MITOFERRINLIKE 1, chloroplastic — its product is MEARFSESLGLPSPNLNHCHLTTDFNSLFTYFSDRTSAQLPTVRKKSLTESRKPSPPFASASVSDSNPGPGFLRWMKPASRSSPKIQTLMKHLSVFERALIGAGGGGIAGAFTYVCLLPLDTIKTKLQAKGASQLYSSSFDAVVKTFQERGILGFYSGVSAVIVGSTFSSAVYFGTCEFGKSLLGKFPEFPPVLIPPTAGAMGNIVSSAIMVPKELITQRMQVGVSGRRSYQVLLEILEKDGILGLYAGYSATLLRNLPAGVLSYSSFEYLKAAVLEKTQQNNLEPLQSVCCGALAGAISASITTPLDVVKTRLMTQVHVEAANKLGAAMYDGVAGTVRQILKEEGLVGFTRGMGPRVVHSACFSAIGYFAFETARLTILNEYLKRKQDSEAATVDA
- the LOC106343268 gene encoding putative BPI/LBP family protein At1g04970 translates to MDVIRWCYFLLLLQPLFFSPSHTQTDSFTSILISQNGLDFVKNLLVNKAIASIIPLQIPRIEKSVKIPFLGGIDVVVSNLTIYELDVASSYVKLGETGVVIVASGTTCNLSMNWHYSYASWIPPMEISDQGIASVQVEGMEIGLSLGLLSDKGGLKLSLSECGCHVKDISIELEGGASWFYQGMVNAFKDQIGASVESTISNKLSEGVSDLDSFLQSLPKEIPVDDKAALNVTFTTDPILRDSSITFEIDGLFTKAETNQVLRSSSLRNSAPSSICPGNSKMLGISLDEAVFNSAAALYYNAEFMQWIVDKVPGQDLLNTARWRFIIPQLYRKYPNQDMNLNISLSSPPVVKISEQYVGANVNADLVINVLEADQVIPVACISLEIRGSGALRVMGNNLGGSVKLEDFSMSLKWSNIGNLHLHLLQPIVWTVIQTVFVPYANDHLEKGFPLPIIHGFTLEKAEIICSSSEITVCSDIAYLDSSQHPRSGLSLPRSAPWINTLL